In the genome of Desulfobaccales bacterium, one region contains:
- a CDS encoding glycosyltransferase, whose amino-acid sequence MTSIQDYVAVTGENVIDRLRQLARPLRGMKVVHVNSTYVGGGVAEILSKLVPLQKDLGLDVRWEVIRGQEAFFQVTKSFHNALQGVPVQLGDGLFKVYEETGAQNSEELRSILEEADIVIIHDPQPLPLLRSCPNRKGKWIWRCHIDLSHPYRPVWQYLRNYVMEYDASIFSLADFAQPLPHIQYLMPPSIDPLSEKNMDLTPEEVLAAKLQFGLDPERLIMLQVSRFDRFKDPLGVIKSYRLVKSFAPSLQLVLAGGEATDDPEGAAVLTEVRDEAGGDKDIHVLLLPPDAHVTINALQRGADLVVQKSLKEGFGLTVTEALWKGKPVIGGDAGGIRLQIVNHHTGFLVKTPEGAALRARYLLRHPDKALEMGRVAKELVRQNFLLTRNLQEYLSILVALKYGDQERIELQLKSAP is encoded by the coding sequence ATGACATCTATTCAAGATTATGTGGCGGTGACCGGAGAAAACGTGATCGATCGGCTCCGGCAACTTGCCAGGCCATTAAGAGGCATGAAGGTAGTGCACGTCAACTCCACTTATGTAGGTGGCGGCGTCGCGGAAATTCTGAGCAAGCTGGTCCCCCTCCAGAAAGATCTGGGCCTCGATGTGCGGTGGGAAGTAATTCGAGGTCAAGAGGCGTTCTTCCAGGTTACCAAGAGCTTTCACAACGCCTTACAAGGCGTACCCGTGCAGCTGGGGGATGGGCTTTTCAAGGTTTACGAGGAAACCGGCGCCCAAAACTCGGAAGAGCTCCGTTCGATCCTTGAGGAAGCCGACATAGTTATTATCCATGATCCGCAGCCGCTGCCCCTGTTAAGGTCATGCCCGAACCGAAAAGGCAAGTGGATCTGGCGCTGCCATATCGACCTGAGCCATCCTTATCGTCCGGTGTGGCAATACTTGCGTAACTATGTCATGGAATACGATGCGAGTATTTTTTCCCTGGCGGATTTTGCCCAACCCTTGCCGCACATTCAGTATCTGATGCCGCCTAGTATCGACCCTCTCAGCGAAAAAAACATGGATCTGACTCCGGAGGAAGTCCTGGCCGCCAAACTTCAATTCGGTCTGGACCCTGAGAGGCTGATCATGCTCCAGGTCTCACGATTTGATCGATTCAAGGATCCTCTGGGCGTAATTAAATCATATCGCTTGGTCAAGTCTTTCGCGCCGTCACTGCAATTGGTCCTCGCCGGCGGTGAAGCCACCGATGACCCCGAAGGCGCCGCGGTGCTGACCGAGGTTCGTGATGAGGCCGGCGGCGACAAAGACATCCACGTGCTGCTTTTACCTCCGGATGCCCATGTCACGATTAATGCCCTGCAGCGCGGCGCGGACCTGGTGGTGCAAAAGTCTCTCAAAGAAGGATTCGGCCTCACCGTGACTGAGGCCCTGTGGAAAGGAAAACCGGTGATCGGCGGCGATGCGGGGGGAATTCGGCTGCAGATAGTGAACCATCACACGGGTTTCCTGGTTAAGACTCCGGAGGGAGCTGCTTTGCGCGCCAGATATCTCTTGCGTCACCCCGATAAAGCTCTGGAAATGGGTCGTGTAGCCAAAGAATTGGTCCGGCAAAATTTTCTGCTGACCAGAAATTTGCAAGAGTATTTGAGCATTTTGGTGGCCCTTAAATATGGAGACCAGGAGCGGATAGAACTACAACTGAAATCCGCACCGTGA
- a CDS encoding DUF5752 family protein, producing the protein MSINANREPFFVKDCALVTIATGLKAQNLKEMRNRLLNIHLGSIYHHFWGGLLRPRFDAPEYNNDFAEWVHHALQDNILAERLSVIDPDPFMNLESLRQELLEFIDQRLDEIETITWAKPDMQFHFVRSQMVVFDTRGKIEEPEELVEAVPKMSVGSIFYHFIDARRRSPEMMDDFRSWLRSCGDDDLCSQLATVDPYFGTLVELRQQLADLFTKYFFRGVI; encoded by the coding sequence ATGTCTATAAATGCCAACCGTGAACCATTTTTCGTCAAAGACTGTGCGCTGGTGACCATAGCCACCGGGCTGAAGGCCCAAAACCTAAAAGAAATGAGAAACCGTTTGCTTAACATCCATCTCGGGAGCATCTACCATCATTTTTGGGGGGGGCTCTTGAGGCCCAGGTTCGATGCACCTGAATACAATAACGATTTTGCTGAATGGGTTCACCATGCCCTGCAAGACAATATCCTGGCGGAACGATTATCGGTTATCGACCCCGATCCTTTTATGAATCTCGAATCCTTGCGCCAGGAGCTGCTCGAATTCATCGACCAGAGGTTGGATGAGATCGAAACGATTACCTGGGCCAAGCCCGATATGCAGTTTCATTTTGTCCGCTCCCAAATGGTGGTTTTCGATACCCGCGGCAAAATTGAAGAACCGGAAGAATTGGTGGAGGCTGTGCCCAAAATGTCCGTGGGCAGCATATTTTATCATTTTATTGATGCGAGACGCCGGAGCCCTGAAATGATGGACGATTTCCGCTCCTGGTTGAGGTCTTGCGGTGATGATGATCTTTGCTCACAATTGGCTACAGTTGATCCCTATTTCGGCACTCTCGTGGAATTGCGCCAGCAATTGGCAGATCTGTTCACCAAATATTTTTTCCGGGGAGTGATCTGA